One genomic region from Cetobacterium sp. 8H encodes:
- the acpP gene encoding acyl carrier protein: protein MLDKIREIVVEQLGVDADQVTLESNFVEDLGADSLDTVELIMAFEEEFDIEIPDTDAEKIKTVKDVVDYIESNK from the coding sequence ATGTTAGATAAAATAAGAGAAATAGTTGTAGAGCAATTAGGAGTAGACGCTGATCAAGTAACTTTAGAGTCAAATTTCGTAGAGGATTTAGGAGCAGATTCATTAGATACAGTTGAGTTAATAATGGCTTTTGAAGAAGAGTTCGATATCGAAATACCTGATACAGATGCAGAAAAAATAAAAACTGTAAAAGATGTTGTAGACTACATTGAGTCAAATAAGTAA
- the rpmF gene encoding 50S ribosomal protein L32, translated as MAVPKKKTSKAKKNMRRSHHALKGSTLATCDKCGAPRRPHRICLACGDYNGKQVLATEAE; from the coding sequence ATGGCAGTACCTAAGAAGAAAACTTCGAAAGCTAAGAAAAATATGAGAAGATCTCACCACGCATTAAAAGGTTCTACATTAGCAACTTGTGATAAGTGTGGAGCTCCAAGAAGACCTCACAGAATTTGTCTTGCATGTGGAGATTACAACGGAAAGCAAGTTCTAGCTACAGAAGCAGAGTAA
- the plsX gene encoding phosphate acyltransferase PlsX, which produces MKIALDAMGGDYAPLETVKGAVQALQELTDITIILVGKKEEIEKELKKYSYNKEKIEIVDAREIIEMTDDPITAIKTKKDSSMNRTLELVKNGAADASVSAGNTGALISGSQLKLRRIKGVLRPAITTIFPAKKRDIVLMDVGANSDSRPEFIDQFAVMGSLYFEELFGVKNPKVGLLNIGTEEGKGNELTRESFELLKANDKINFIGNIESRDIMDIDVDVVVTDGFTGNMVLKTAEGVSKYIFTLLKEEIMKSFLGKIGALFLKPVFKSLKNKLDSSEYGGALFLGINGISIKAHGNSTANGIKNAIKVANKFAEDKFIEKLTEVMKQDQGGSNEA; this is translated from the coding sequence ATGAAAATTGCATTAGATGCCATGGGTGGAGATTATGCTCCTTTAGAAACAGTAAAAGGTGCAGTTCAAGCCTTGCAAGAGTTAACTGATATTACAATAATATTAGTAGGAAAAAAAGAAGAAATTGAGAAAGAATTAAAAAAATATAGTTATAATAAAGAAAAAATAGAAATAGTTGATGCGAGAGAGATCATTGAAATGACAGATGATCCTATAACTGCTATCAAAACAAAAAAAGATTCTTCTATGAATAGAACCTTAGAGCTTGTGAAAAATGGTGCGGCAGATGCTTCTGTTTCAGCAGGGAATACTGGGGCACTTATAAGTGGTAGTCAGCTTAAATTAAGAAGAATAAAAGGTGTTTTAAGACCTGCAATAACTACAATATTTCCAGCTAAAAAAAGAGATATTGTTCTAATGGATGTGGGAGCTAATTCGGACTCTAGACCAGAGTTTATAGACCAATTTGCAGTAATGGGCTCACTTTATTTTGAGGAGCTATTCGGAGTTAAAAATCCTAAAGTTGGGCTTTTAAATATAGGAACGGAAGAAGGAAAAGGAAACGAACTAACAAGAGAATCTTTTGAGCTTTTAAAGGCAAATGATAAGATTAATTTTATAGGAAATATTGAAAGCAGAGATATAATGGATATAGATGTAGACGTAGTTGTAACGGATGGTTTTACAGGAAACATGGTGTTAAAGACTGCAGAAGGGGTATCTAAATATATATTTACACTTTTAAAAGAAGAGATTATGAAAAGTTTTTTAGGAAAAATAGGAGCTTTATTTTTAAAGCCTGTTTTTAAAAGTTTGAAAAATAAATTGGACTCTTCAGAGTATGGAGGAGCTTTATTTTTAGGAATAAATGGTATATCAATAAAAGCACATGGAAATTCAACAGCTAATGGTATTAAAAATGCAATAAAAGTTGCAAATAAATTTGCTGAAGATAAATTTATTGAAAAGTTAACTGAGGTTATGAAACAAGATCAAGGAGGAAGTAATGAAGCTTAA
- the rnc gene encoding ribonuclease III: MKKSYLELEKKIGYVFKNKDLLKNALIHRSFGNEHIRYKKLNNERLELLGDAVLDLIVTEYLYKSYPNALEGDLAKLKAMVVSEPVLAKISKGLGFGQYLMLSKGEELTGGRERNSILGDVFEAILGAIYLDSDFMTVKNIAMEYLKHPIEHINENEDILDFKTILQEYSQKEYKIIPTYQVISENGPDHLKIFEVVAVIKDDLKGYGKGKNKKGAEQSAAKDICKKLGVKLYETL; the protein is encoded by the coding sequence GTGAAAAAATCATATCTAGAATTAGAAAAAAAAATAGGTTATGTATTTAAAAATAAAGACTTATTGAAAAATGCACTTATCCATAGATCTTTTGGTAATGAACATATAAGATATAAAAAGTTAAACAATGAAAGACTAGAGCTGCTAGGTGACGCAGTTCTAGATCTAATTGTTACCGAGTATCTATATAAAAGCTATCCCAACGCATTAGAAGGAGATTTAGCAAAACTAAAAGCTATGGTAGTTAGTGAACCTGTACTTGCAAAGATATCAAAAGGTTTAGGCTTCGGACAGTATTTAATGTTAAGTAAAGGTGAGGAATTAACTGGTGGAAGAGAAAGAAACTCAATACTAGGAGACGTTTTTGAAGCGATACTAGGAGCTATATATTTAGATTCAGATTTCATGACTGTAAAAAATATTGCAATGGAGTATTTAAAGCATCCAATAGAACATATAAACGAGAATGAAGATATTTTAGACTTCAAAACAATCTTACAAGAGTATAGTCAAAAAGAGTATAAAATTATTCCAACTTATCAAGTTATAAGTGAAAATGGTCCTGATCATCTAAAAATATTTGAAGTTGTTGCTGTGATAAAAGATGATTTAAAAGGTTATGGAAAAGGAAAAAATAAAAAAGGTGCCGAACAGTCAGCAGCCAAAGATATCTGTAAAAAACTAGGAGTTAAACTCTATGAAACACTATAA
- a CDS encoding beta-ketoacyl-ACP synthase III, giving the protein MKLKNVGIIGLGTYVPERIMTNFDFEKIIDTSDEWIRTRTGIEERRFADETQATSDLGAAASIKALEKAGLTAEDIDMIILATTTPDYPIQSTACVVQELIGAVNAAAVDVNAACSGFVYALTMAKALISSGMNKNVLVIGAEVLSKCVDMQDRNTCVLFGDGAAAAVVSEVEAGEGILSQFLGAEADVKGSLRTPAGGTRLPLSQKVLDERLNFLQMKGQDVFKFAVKALPKATLEALNGANLTADDIDMVFPHQANVRIIEAASKRLGIPMEKFYLNLNRYGNTSSASIGIALGEALEKGLVKKGDTIALTGFGAGLTYASMIIKWSY; this is encoded by the coding sequence ATGAAGCTTAAAAATGTAGGAATAATTGGATTAGGAACTTATGTTCCAGAAAGAATAATGACAAATTTTGATTTTGAAAAAATTATAGATACATCGGATGAGTGGATTAGAACTAGAACTGGAATAGAGGAAAGAAGATTTGCTGATGAGACTCAAGCAACATCTGATTTAGGAGCGGCAGCTTCAATAAAGGCTCTTGAAAAAGCAGGCTTAACAGCAGAAGATATAGATATGATAATTTTAGCGACAACAACGCCAGATTACCCTATTCAAAGTACAGCTTGTGTTGTACAAGAGTTAATAGGAGCTGTAAACGCAGCAGCAGTAGATGTAAATGCAGCGTGTAGTGGTTTTGTATATGCTTTAACTATGGCTAAAGCACTAATCTCATCTGGAATGAATAAAAATGTCTTAGTTATAGGAGCAGAAGTTCTATCTAAATGTGTAGATATGCAAGATAGAAATACTTGTGTTCTATTCGGAGATGGAGCAGCAGCAGCAGTAGTATCTGAAGTTGAAGCTGGAGAAGGAATATTATCTCAATTCCTAGGAGCGGAAGCAGACGTTAAAGGATCTCTTAGAACTCCTGCAGGAGGAACAAGACTTCCACTGAGTCAAAAGGTTTTAGATGAAAGATTAAACTTCTTACAAATGAAGGGGCAAGATGTATTTAAATTTGCTGTAAAAGCATTACCAAAGGCTACTTTAGAGGCTTTAAATGGAGCTAATTTAACAGCGGATGATATAGATATGGTATTCCCTCATCAAGCAAATGTTAGAATAATAGAAGCGGCATCAAAAAGATTAGGAATTCCTATGGAGAAGTTCTATTTAAATTTAAACAGATATGGAAATACATCGTCTGCATCAATAGGAATTGCTCTTGGAGAAGCCCTTGAAAAAGGTCTAGTTAAAAAAGGTGACACGATAGCATTAACTGGATTTGGAGCGGGTCTTACTTATGCTTCAATGATTATTAAATGGAGTTACTAA
- the ychF gene encoding redox-regulated ATPase YchF: MIGIGIVGLPNVGKSTLFNAITKAGAAEAANYPFCTIEPNVGMVTVPDPRLDELSKIINPQRVQNATVEFVDIAGLVEGAAKGEGLGNKFLSNIRTTAAICQVVRCFEDENIIHVSGSVDPIRDIEIINGELILADMETVEKAIEKQSKLFKAKNKEAMAIMPALEKCKAHLDEYKMLRTLSLTAEEQELMRTYQLLTQKPMMFAANVSEDDLATGNEFVERVKEYASTLGAEVVVVSARVESELQEMEDEDKKEFLESLGVEEPGLNRLIRAGFKLLGLQTYFTAGVKEVRAWTIKIGDTAPKAAGEIHTDFERGFIRAKVVAYDDFIKYSGWKGAQEAGVLRLEGKEYIVKDGDLMEFLFNV, translated from the coding sequence ATGATAGGTATAGGAATTGTAGGACTTCCAAATGTTGGAAAGTCAACACTTTTTAATGCAATAACAAAAGCAGGAGCAGCGGAAGCAGCAAACTATCCATTTTGTACGATAGAACCTAACGTAGGAATGGTTACTGTTCCAGATCCAAGACTAGATGAGTTATCAAAAATAATCAATCCTCAAAGAGTTCAAAATGCAACAGTAGAATTCGTAGATATAGCTGGACTTGTTGAAGGAGCAGCTAAAGGTGAAGGATTAGGAAATAAATTTCTTTCAAACATTAGAACAACAGCGGCAATTTGTCAAGTTGTAAGATGTTTTGAAGATGAGAACATTATTCACGTTAGTGGAAGTGTTGATCCAATAAGAGATATTGAAATAATCAACGGAGAGTTAATCTTAGCAGATATGGAAACAGTAGAGAAAGCTATAGAGAAACAATCTAAGTTATTCAAAGCTAAAAATAAAGAAGCAATGGCTATAATGCCAGCTTTAGAAAAATGTAAAGCTCACTTAGATGAGTACAAAATGTTAAGAACATTATCATTGACAGCAGAAGAGCAAGAGTTAATGAGAACATATCAGTTACTAACTCAAAAACCAATGATGTTTGCAGCTAACGTTTCAGAAGACGATTTAGCAACAGGAAATGAGTTTGTAGAAAGAGTAAAAGAATATGCATCTACTTTAGGAGCAGAAGTTGTTGTTGTTTCAGCAAGAGTTGAGTCAGAACTTCAAGAGATGGAAGATGAAGATAAGAAAGAGTTTTTAGAATCTTTAGGTGTAGAAGAGCCTGGACTAAATAGATTAATAAGAGCAGGATTTAAACTTTTAGGACTTCAAACATACTTCACAGCTGGAGTTAAAGAAGTTAGAGCTTGGACTATAAAAATAGGGGATACAGCTCCAAAAGCTGCAGGAGAGATCCATACAGATTTTGAAAGAGGATTTATCAGAGCAAAAGTTGTAGCATATGATGATTTTATAAAGTATTCTGGTTGGAAAGGAGCACAAGAAGCTGGTGTGCTAAGACTAGAAGGAAAAGAATATATTGTTAAAGATGGCGACCTAATGGAGTTTTTATTTAACGTGTAA
- a CDS encoding Rne/Rng family ribonuclease, translating to MNQIIINTNKFKTRAAILENGKVMEVHIERAGEGTLNGNIYKGKVANVLPGMESAFVKIGLEKNGFLYVKDLRDFEEKYLTGIANSVKPIEDLLTVGDDVVVQVLSDPRGSKGARVTTHYTIPGKFLVLMPNNTHIAISKKIKDDIERERLEKIFSEIVPEGMGVIIRTAAEGKSIYHFEKELQYLIKKWEEIEVKIKKAKVGELLYKDNGIVSKVLRDIINNEIDEIIVDDENVYWEIIDYTMAFSDGKLKTKIKLYSDKKDIFDNYGIQQEIENSLEETVWLDCGGSIVIQKTEALVSIDVNTGKNIGSMNLEETVVKTNMEAAEEIARQLRIRNLSGIIIIDFIDMKVEEDKEKVLKVLDENLEKDRVKTNIIHFTDLGLVEMTRKRIGKPLSYYFQDECPMCKGTGKVKGSRAIVENIIKELREVVEEKDIRKIKIITKNSVKEKIEKIYLDFIKSLLAQHGKTIEILAQGKEIVKDYEILMER from the coding sequence ATGAACCAGATAATAATAAATACGAATAAATTTAAAACTAGAGCAGCAATATTAGAGAATGGGAAAGTAATGGAAGTTCATATTGAAAGAGCAGGAGAGGGAACTTTAAACGGAAATATATATAAAGGTAAAGTTGCAAATGTTTTGCCTGGTATGGAATCAGCTTTTGTAAAAATAGGATTAGAAAAAAATGGGTTTTTATATGTGAAAGATTTAAGAGACTTTGAGGAAAAGTATCTAACAGGAATAGCAAATAGTGTAAAGCCAATTGAGGACTTATTAACTGTTGGGGACGATGTTGTAGTTCAAGTTTTAAGTGATCCAAGAGGAAGCAAGGGTGCAAGAGTAACAACTCACTATACAATACCTGGAAAATTTTTGGTACTTATGCCAAACAATACACATATAGCAATATCAAAAAAAATAAAAGATGATATTGAAAGAGAAAGACTAGAAAAAATTTTTTCTGAGATAGTACCTGAAGGAATGGGAGTTATTATTAGGACTGCCGCTGAAGGTAAGAGTATATACCATTTTGAAAAAGAGTTACAATACTTAATAAAAAAATGGGAAGAGATTGAAGTAAAGATAAAAAAAGCTAAAGTAGGCGAACTTTTATATAAAGATAATGGAATTGTCAGCAAAGTTTTAAGAGATATCATAAATAATGAAATAGATGAAATAATTGTGGATGATGAGAATGTCTATTGGGAAATAATAGATTATACTATGGCTTTTAGTGATGGGAAATTAAAAACAAAAATAAAGTTATATAGTGATAAAAAAGATATATTTGATAACTATGGAATACAACAAGAGATAGAAAATTCATTAGAAGAAACAGTGTGGCTAGATTGTGGTGGATCGATAGTTATTCAAAAGACAGAAGCACTAGTTAGTATAGATGTAAACACTGGAAAAAATATAGGTAGTATGAATTTAGAAGAAACAGTTGTAAAAACTAACATGGAAGCTGCCGAGGAAATAGCCAGACAACTTCGTATAAGAAATTTAAGTGGAATAATAATAATTGATTTTATAGACATGAAAGTTGAAGAGGACAAGGAAAAGGTATTAAAAGTTCTTGATGAGAATTTAGAGAAAGATAGAGTAAAAACAAATATTATCCATTTTACAGACTTAGGATTAGTTGAAATGACTAGAAAAAGAATAGGGAAACCATTGAGTTATTACTTTCAAGATGAGTGCCCTATGTGTAAAGGGACTGGAAAAGTTAAGGGTAGCAGAGCTATTGTAGAAAATATTATAAAAGAGTTAAGAGAAGTAGTTGAAGAAAAAGATATTAGAAAGATAAAAATAATCACAAAAAATTCTGTAAAAGAAAAAATAGAAAAGATATATTTAGATTTTATAAAATCTTTATTAGCTCAGCATGGAAAAACAATAGAAATTTTAGCTCAAGGAAAAGAGATAGTAAAAGATTACGAAATATTGATGGAAAGATAG
- the fabD gene encoding ACP S-malonyltransferase yields the protein MSKIAFVFPGQGTQYVGMGKELYENNEIARKEFDKIFSNLDMDLKAVMFEGSEEELKDTKNTQPAIVAMSLVLEKLLREKGIVPNYVAGHSVGEYAAVGSAGFLTVEDAVKLTSLRGKAMSEVSAQVEGSMAAIIGLESDKIEEALKNVDGIVEAVNFNEPKQTVIAGEKEAIGKACITLKEAGARRAMELAVSGPFHSSLMKPAGEILKTALEEFNFNSATTPLIGNTTAKEITDVDSLKEELYRQSFGPVKWVDTINTLKEAGVTKIYEIGPGKVLNGLIKKIDKELEVVNIEKLTDLD from the coding sequence ATGAGTAAAATAGCTTTTGTTTTTCCAGGCCAAGGAACTCAATATGTTGGAATGGGAAAAGAACTTTATGAAAATAATGAAATTGCTAGAAAAGAGTTTGATAAAATATTTTCTAATCTAGATATGGATCTTAAAGCTGTAATGTTTGAAGGGTCTGAAGAGGAGCTTAAAGATACTAAAAATACTCAGCCAGCAATAGTTGCAATGAGCTTAGTTTTAGAAAAACTTTTAAGAGAAAAAGGTATAGTTCCAAATTATGTGGCAGGGCACTCTGTTGGAGAATATGCAGCGGTAGGGTCAGCAGGTTTTTTAACTGTAGAAGATGCAGTTAAATTAACATCTTTAAGAGGAAAAGCTATGAGTGAGGTTTCAGCTCAAGTTGAAGGTTCAATGGCTGCAATAATAGGTTTAGAATCTGATAAGATTGAAGAGGCGTTAAAAAATGTAGATGGTATTGTAGAGGCAGTTAATTTCAATGAGCCAAAGCAAACTGTTATAGCAGGAGAAAAGGAAGCGATAGGGAAAGCTTGTATAACTCTTAAAGAAGCTGGAGCAAGAAGAGCTATGGAATTAGCGGTATCAGGACCATTCCACTCATCACTGATGAAACCAGCAGGTGAGATATTAAAAACTGCCTTAGAAGAGTTTAATTTCAACTCAGCAACAACACCTCTAATAGGAAATACAACTGCAAAAGAAATAACAGATGTAGATTCATTAAAAGAAGAGCTATATAGACAAAGCTTTGGACCAGTTAAGTGGGTAGATACAATAAATACTTTGAAAGAAGCTGGTGTAACTAAAATTTATGAGATTGGACCAGGAAAAGTATTAAATGGGTTAATCAAAAAGATAGATAAAGAGTTAGAAGTTGTAAATATAGAAAAACTTACAGATTTAGATTAA
- a CDS encoding elongator complex protein 3, giving the protein MKHYNIPIFISHFGCPNDCVFCNQKKINGRETDVSLEDVKNIIETYLKTLPKKSKKEVAFFGGTFTGISFDLQKQYLSTVHEYIKKGLIDGIRLSTRPDYIDKKIVDMLVSYGVTTVELGVQSLDENVLKKTHRFYPLEKVYSASKLIKDAKIELGIQLMLGLPGATEESDYMSALKTVEIKPDIARIYPTLVIKETEMAEMFKKGSYIPLSIEEAVQRCKKIYSLLEYYDINIVRVGLQPTEELNDNENVLGGPFHPAFRELVVGEIYYDFLKKIDSLDGEISIEINEKNVSKVVGNKKINRVRFGKRLTIKINNSLSLDAIMVNGKNYLWKQVLRGEIDEPDNNKYE; this is encoded by the coding sequence ATGAAACACTATAATATTCCAATATTTATAAGTCATTTTGGATGCCCAAATGATTGTGTGTTTTGTAATCAAAAAAAAATAAATGGTAGAGAAACAGATGTAAGTTTAGAAGATGTTAAAAACATTATAGAAACATACTTAAAAACTCTTCCAAAAAAATCCAAGAAAGAGGTGGCTTTTTTTGGTGGAACTTTTACAGGAATTTCTTTTGACTTACAAAAACAATATTTATCAACAGTTCATGAATATATAAAAAAGGGATTAATTGATGGGATAAGACTTTCAACAAGACCTGATTATATAGATAAAAAAATAGTTGATATGCTTGTAAGCTACGGAGTAACAACAGTAGAATTAGGAGTACAATCTTTAGATGAAAACGTTTTGAAAAAGACACATAGATTTTATCCTTTAGAGAAAGTTTATAGTGCTTCAAAACTAATAAAAGATGCAAAAATAGAGCTAGGAATACAGTTGATGCTAGGACTTCCTGGTGCAACTGAAGAAAGCGATTATATGAGTGCATTAAAAACAGTGGAAATAAAGCCAGATATAGCAAGAATATATCCAACTCTTGTTATAAAAGAGACTGAGATGGCAGAGATGTTTAAAAAAGGTAGCTATATACCACTCTCTATAGAAGAAGCCGTTCAAAGGTGTAAAAAAATATATTCGTTATTAGAATATTATGATATAAATATTGTAAGAGTTGGACTTCAGCCGACAGAAGAATTAAATGATAATGAAAATGTACTTGGGGGACCTTTCCATCCAGCTTTTAGAGAGCTAGTTGTAGGAGAGATATATTATGATTTTCTTAAAAAAATTGATTCTTTAGATGGTGAAATTAGTATAGAAATCAACGAAAAGAATGTTTCCAAAGTTGTAGGAAATAAAAAAATTAATAGAGTGAGGTTTGGAAAGAGATTAACTATAAAGATAAACAACTCATTAAGTTTAGACGCAATTATGGTAAATGGAAAAAACTATTTATGGAAACAGGTTCTTAGGGGAGAGATAGATGAACCAGATAATAATAAATACGAATAA
- a CDS encoding DUF177 domain-containing protein, translating to MIIKLNEIINESEIVFDYVEQTMDSLDIPEGIAIKGRAYKEGDQYIVEGSYRAVLRLECVRCLTEIEPLIQEDFKGFYLDPKEYSKYISSLKPEEEFGDNHFEEAVDSEINISNLVREYIILDLSQYETCLPECTDASEVEKYLKDDVDPRWQQLLDIKF from the coding sequence TTGATAATAAAGCTTAATGAAATAATTAACGAGTCAGAGATTGTCTTTGATTATGTTGAACAAACTATGGATTCTTTAGATATTCCTGAAGGAATAGCAATAAAAGGAAGAGCCTACAAAGAGGGAGATCAATATATAGTTGAAGGTTCTTATAGAGCAGTACTGAGGTTAGAGTGTGTTAGATGTTTAACGGAGATAGAACCATTAATCCAAGAGGATTTTAAAGGGTTTTATTTAGATCCAAAAGAGTATTCTAAATATATATCGAGCCTAAAACCGGAGGAAGAGTTTGGTGATAACCATTTTGAAGAGGCTGTTGACAGCGAAATCAATATATCTAATCTGGTAAGAGAATATATAATACTTGATTTGTCACAATATGAGACATGTCTTCCTGAATGTACGGACGCTTCTGAAGTTGAGAAGTACTTAAAGGATGATGTCGACCCTAGGTGGCAGCAATTATTAGACATAAAATTTTAA
- the fabF gene encoding beta-ketoacyl-ACP synthase II: protein MRRVVVTGVGLITSLGTGTKKSWEAIKAGECGIKEIKSFDTTDSAVKIAGEVTDFDPTEFGIEKKEVKKLARNTQFAIAATKMALEDSGLVIDETNATKVGTIVSSGIGGIEVFEEQYQNMLEKGARRISPFTIPAMINNMASGNVGIYFGAKGPNKAVVTACAAGTHSIGDSYEMIKSGRTDAMIAGGTEACITKFAINAFANMKALSTRNDDPQKASRPFTADRDGFVMGEGAGILILEELESAKARGAKIYAEVVGYGETCDAYHITSPAEGGEGAVRAFEMAMEEGNIKPEEVGYINAHGTSTPANDRNETAAIKVAFGDSAYKMNISSTKGATGHGLGAAGGIEGVLLALSIAEGVIPPTINQDNPDENLDLNYTPNVTVERDIEVGMSSSLGFGGHNAVIAMRKYK, encoded by the coding sequence ATGAGAAGAGTAGTTGTAACGGGAGTAGGTTTAATAACTTCGCTAGGAACTGGGACAAAAAAATCTTGGGAAGCTATAAAAGCTGGAGAGTGTGGAATAAAAGAAATAAAATCTTTTGACACGACAGATAGTGCTGTAAAAATAGCAGGAGAAGTTACTGATTTTGATCCTACAGAGTTTGGAATAGAAAAGAAAGAAGTTAAAAAATTAGCTAGAAATACACAGTTTGCAATAGCAGCTACAAAAATGGCATTAGAGGATTCAGGTCTTGTTATTGACGAAACAAATGCTACAAAAGTTGGAACAATAGTTTCTTCAGGAATAGGTGGAATTGAGGTATTTGAAGAGCAGTATCAAAACATGTTAGAAAAGGGAGCTAGAAGAATATCTCCATTTACTATACCAGCTATGATAAATAATATGGCATCTGGAAATGTAGGGATATATTTTGGAGCAAAAGGGCCAAATAAAGCCGTTGTAACAGCATGTGCTGCAGGAACACACTCAATAGGAGATTCTTATGAGATGATCAAATCAGGTAGAACAGATGCTATGATAGCAGGTGGAACAGAAGCTTGTATAACAAAGTTCGCTATAAATGCTTTTGCTAATATGAAAGCTTTATCTACAAGAAATGATGATCCGCAGAAGGCATCAAGACCTTTCACTGCTGATAGAGACGGGTTTGTAATGGGAGAAGGAGCTGGAATCTTAATATTAGAAGAGCTTGAGTCTGCTAAAGCAAGAGGAGCTAAAATATATGCTGAAGTTGTAGGATATGGTGAAACTTGTGATGCATATCATATAACATCTCCAGCAGAAGGTGGAGAAGGAGCAGTAAGAGCATTTGAGATGGCTATGGAAGAGGGAAATATAAAGCCTGAAGAAGTAGGATACATAAATGCACACGGAACTTCAACACCTGCAAACGATAGAAACGAAACTGCAGCTATAAAAGTAGCTTTTGGTGATTCGGCTTATAAAATGAACATATCTTCAACAAAAGGAGCAACAGGACACGGTCTTGGGGCAGCAGGAGGAATTGAAGGAGTTTTATTAGCACTTTCAATAGCTGAAGGAGTAATACCACCAACAATAAATCAGGATAATCCAGATGAAAACTTAGATTTAAACTATACTCCAAATGTTACAGTTGAAAGAGATATAGAAGTAGGAATGTCAAGTTCATTAGGATTTGGTGGACACAACGCTGTTATAGCAATGAGAAAATATAAATAA